A window of the Eretmochelys imbricata isolate rEreImb1 chromosome 7, rEreImb1.hap1, whole genome shotgun sequence genome harbors these coding sequences:
- the LOC144267942 gene encoding protein SPMIP1, translating to MRGLLTTRDQHRWKELIEKEAFSRVSWKVKYGHKFPRLEPCSGPRRKCILPAICPPKEQEKRLSPPRTQEEETGFKKQGEGVSLPRKQEDKGQEPLLKEMRPATPKTKHLLYQGISQEGQGRHLYLQERKLKSPEEKFHYPVLSSWEYGWRLGDVITEIKAPLHARSGIVKDTFYIRSGVFHHPSKSDRLS from the exons ATGAGGGGTCTACTGACCACAAGGGACCAGCACCGCTGGAAGGAATTGATTGAGAAAGAGGCTTTTAGCAGGGTCAGCTGGAAGGTAAAGTATGGGCACAAGTTTCCCAGGCTAGAGCCTTGCAGTGGCCCCAGGAGGAAATGTATTCTGCCTGCTATCTGCCCTCCCAAGGAGCAGGAGAAGAGGCTCAGTCCCCCTAGAACCCAGGAGGAGGAAACTGGCTTTaagaagcagggggagggggtaagCCTCCCCAGGAAGCAGGAGGATAAAGGTCAGGAGCCCCTTCTTAAGGAAATGAGACCTGCCACCCCCAAGACCAAGCATCTGCTGTACCAGGGCATCTCCCAGGAAGGCCAAGGGAGGCACCTGTACCTGCAGGAGAGAAAGCTGAAGAGTCCTGAGGAGAAATTCCACTATCCAGTCCTGTCATCCTGGGAGTATGGCTGGCGCTTAG GAGACGTTATTACTGAAATCAAGGCTCCACTTCATGCTAGGTCTGGAATTGTAAAGGATACTTTCTACATCAGAAGTGGAGTCTTCCATCATCCATCAAAAAGTGACAGGCTGTCGTGA